DNA from Aureimonas sp. AU20:
ACATCGTCGGTGCCGCGCTTTACGGCGCGGGCCGGCGCATGACCGGCCAGACGCAGATTCGGCCCGCCGCGATCGTCAACCAGATGGACCGCATGGGCGTTCGCGCCGTGCCGATCATCACGCTGATGAGCTTCCTGATCGGCGCTGTCATTGCGCAGCAGGGCGCCTTCCAGCTGCGCAATTTCGGCGCCGAGATCTTCGTGGTCGATCTCGTCGGCATCCTGCAGCTGCGCGAAATCGGCGTTCTTCTGACCGCCATCATGATCGCCGGCCGATCCGGCAGCGCCATCACCGCCGAGATCGGCTCGATGAAGATGCGCGAGGAGGTCGACGCTCTGCACGTCATCGGCCTTAACCCGATCGGCGTCCTGATCTTCCCGCGTCTCGTGGCGCTGGTGATCGTCCTGCCGCTTCTCGCCTTCATCGCCGACATCGCGGGTCTTCTGGGCGCGATCGTCGTCACCTGGATCTATTCCGGCATTCCCCCCGATGCCTTCATCACCCGCCTGCGCGGCGCCGTCGATGTCGCGACCGTCTTCGCCGGTCTCATCAAGGCACCGTTCATGGCCATCGTCATCGGCGTGGTCGCCTCCATGGAGGGCATGAAGGTCGGCGGCAGCGCCGAGAGCCTGGGTAAGCACGTCACGGCGTCCGTCGTGAAGTCCATCTTCCTTGTCATCCTGATGGATGCCGTTTTTGCGATTTTCTATGCCGCCATCGGATACTGACAAGCGCGCTTCGGCCGACGACAAGGACATCATCATCCGCGCCACGGATGTGACGGTTCGCTTCGGCTCGAAGACCATTCTGGAAGGCCTGTCGCTCGACGTTCGGCGCGGCGAAATCCTCGGCTTCGTCGGTGCCTCGGGCACCGGCAAGTCGGTGCTGCTGCGCACGATCCTCGGTCTCAACCCCAAGCAGGGCGGCAAGATCGAGGTGTTCGGCACCGACTACGACAAGGCGAGCGAGGCCGAACGCCTCGCCGTGGAGCAGCGCTGGGGCGTCCTGTTCCAGCAGGGCGCACTCTTCTCGTCGCTGACGGTCCTGGAGAACATTCAGGTTCCCATGCGCGAGTATCTCGACATCTCGCCCAAGCTCATGGAAGAGCTGGCGCGGCTGAAGATCGATCTGGTTGGGCTGGCACCGGATGCGGCGGAGAAGTTCCCCTCCGAGCTTTCGGGAGGCATGATCAAGCGCGCCGCGCTCGCCCGCGCCCTGGCGCTCGATCCCGATATCGTCTTTTTGGACGAGCCCACCTCCGGCCTCGATCCGATCGGCGCCGCCGATTTCGACGAACTCATCATGACGCTGCGCGATACGCTGGGGCTCACCGTCTATATGGTGACCCACGATCTCGACAGCCTTTTCATGGCGTGCGATCGAATCGCGGTGCTCGGCAATAAGAAGGTCCTCGTGGAAGGCCCGCTCGAGACCATGCTCGAGAACGACGATCCCTGGGTGCGCTCCTATTTCCATGGCAAGCGTGCCCGCACCGTCGTGCCGAAGGACGAAAACCCGCATTATGCGGCAAAGGACAGTGATGGAAACTAGAGCGAACTATGTCCTCGTCGGCATCTTCACGGTTGTCGTCCTCGCGTTGAGCTTCGGCTTCGTCTACTGGTCCGCCAATGTCTCCGACCGGGACCAGCGCACGACGCTGTTGATCCGCATCGAGGGTTCGGTCTCCGGCCTCAGTCAGGGCAGCCAGGTCCTGTTCAACGGCCTGAATGTCGGTACGGTGCAGAGCTTGCGCATCGACCCGAACAATCCGCGTGTCGTGATCGCGACGACGCAGGTCGACCGCACGACGCCCATCACCACCTCCACCACCGCGACGATCGGTTTCCAGGGCCTGACGGGCATCGGCTTCATCGGCCTCACCGGCGGCAACGTCAACGATCGCAACATCCTGGCGTCTGCCTCCGAGCAGGGGACCACGCCGGTCATCCGCGCCAATCCGTCCGACGTCACCGACATTCTGGCGACCGCGCGCGATATCGCGGACCGGGCCAACAACATTCTCGGCGAGTTCGAATCGATCGTGCAGGCCGTCGGCCCGTCCGTTCGCACCACGGCCGAGAACGTCGCGCAGACCTCGACCAATGTTCGAACCTTCACGGACAGTCTGGCCGCGAACGCCGACCAGATCGACGACTTCCTCGGCAGCCTGGCGCGCCTGTCCACCAGCGCCAACAATGTCGCCGAGCGCCTGCCGCCGCTGATCGACCGGGTCGGCAATTTCATCGCCGCCCTCAACGTCGGCGCGGTGAACGACTCGATCCAGAACATCGCCGCCATTACGCAGACGGTGCGCGGCCAGACCGACAATGTCGTCACCGCTCTTCAGTCGATCGGCGACACGGCCCGCAGCCTGGGCTCGATCGGCGAAGTGATCCGGCAGAACACGCCGAGCGTCAACGCTTTCCTCGGGCGCCTCGATCCGATCAGCGATTCGGCGAACCGCGTGGCGCAGCGCCTCGACACCACGCTCGAGAACGTCAACCGCATTACGGCGTCGGTGAACCCCGACCAAGTGCGCTCCGTGGTCGACAACGTCTCGGGTTTCGCGGCCGCGCTGAATGGCCAGTCGAGCCGCATCGGCACGGTGGTCGCCGCCACCGACACGGTTCTCGCCACGCTGAACAACGCACTGACGGGCCTCAACGGGACGCGGGCGCGGGTGGATGGCCTCCTTGCGGGCGTGCGCGCCAACGACATCTCGCGTGCGGTCAACAACGTCTCCTCGGCCACGACCAATATTGCGAGCGCGGCGGACTCGGTGCGCGCCGTCGCCGACGACATCGGCAATCGTCGCGAGGATATCAACTCGATCATCACCAACACGCGCGACACGACGTCGAACCTGCGCACGGCTTCGGCCCAGGCGCAGACGCTCATCAGCTCGGTCAACAACCTCGTCAACAGCCCGGACGGGCAGGGCCTGACGGCTGAAGCGCGCGACACGCTGCGCACCATCCGCCAGACAGCGCAAACCATCCAGGCGGCGGTCGGACCCATCTCGTCCAACCTCAACAGCTTTACGGGCCAGGGGCTGCAGGAAGCGCGCAACCTCATCCGCGAAGCGACGCGGGCGGTGACGCGGATCGAGCAGGCGGTTACCGATCTGTCCGCCAACCCGAGCCGCATCATTTTCGGCGGCGACGGCGCCGGTGGCGGCGAGATCCGCCAGTTCGATGGCCGGGCCCGGCGCTGACGCTCCATTCCATAATCGCTCCGCCGGCCGATACGAGTGGTCGGCGGAGCCCTTACCGTTCGAGCGGCACGGCCGCCTCTACCAACTCGCCGAGGATATAGGATGGCAGGCAAGGCCTCTCACAAGTTCGTTTCGGTCTCGCTCCTGGCCGTGCTCCTGTCGGGATGCGCGTCACTGAAGCAGCCGCCCGCGACCTTCGAACTTTCGGCTCCGGCGCCCGCCGTCAGCCGCAGCGCGGCGACGCGCGCTCAGATCCTCATCCCCGAGCCGACCGCCTCCAAGTCGCTCGACAGCCAGCAGATCGTCATCCGCCCGACGCCGCAGACGATCGAGACGCTCGGCGCCAGTCAGTGGAGCGACCGTCTTCCGCGCCTCGTGCAGCTTCGCCTGCTTCAGGCGTTCCAGAACACGGGCCGCGTGGGTGCCGTCGGCGTTCCCGGCCAAGGCCTCGCGATCGACTATCAGGTCGTCACCGAGCTGCGCCGCTTCGAGGTGAGCGTGGAGGGCGGCGGCACGACCGCCGTGGTTGAGATCGCCGTCAAGGCGCTGAACGATCGCACGGGTGTCGTGCGCAGCACGCGCATCTTCCGTGGCACCGCTCCCGTCACCGCCGCCGGCAACCCGGCCTATGTCGCTGCGCTGGATCAGGCCTTCGGACAGGTCGCCGACGAGATCGTCGCCTGGACTTTGAAGCTGATCTGAAAAAACGGAATTCGACATGAAAGAAAAAGCCCGCCTTCATGGCGGGTTTTTTTTGTACCCGGTTGCCGGGCTGATGCTGATTGCGCTGCTCGCCATTCGGACCAAGGCCTCGTTCAGAAGGATGCCGAGCGAGCGTTGGTTCTGGGTGCACCGATGAGTTGTTCGTCGGTCGGATGTTGATCTCCAAGACTCGTCTCAGAGACCGGGGGTCGTTTAGCGCGCCGAACTCCGTCGTCCGGGAGGCCTCGCTTGCAGTGGGTCGATTGTCTCTCGGATAGGCCGGTCAGTCTCCAAGCAGACCGACGTTTGATCCGCATCAGGAGCGAAGCGGTCATCCCGCGTCTTCCGCCGGATCAACGTGGAACACCACCTGTCCAAACGAAAACGGGCGACCTTTCGGCCGCCCGTTCTCATGATTGGTTTAACCTTCGACTTACTCGAAGCGGCCTGAGGCGTGGGCCAGCATCGTGTAGACCTTGCCGGTGTCGGAGGTCAGGTAGCTCTTGCTCTTCGCGTTGTCGGGGTCGTTGCGCGAGGCTTCCTGGAGCAGCATCTCGAAGTCGCCGATATAGCGATCGACCGCCGTCTTAAAGCTCGCGTCGCGCTGATACTTCCGACGAATCTCGTCGAAGGTCTGCTGGCCCTTCATCGTGTAGAGCCGGCGCGTGAAGACGTTGCGCTCGCCGTTGCGATAGCGGTCCCAGAGTTCGACCGAGACGTTGTGGTCGATCGCCCGGGCGATATCCACCGACAGAGAGTTCAGCGAGTCGACAACATGAGCCTGCGAACGCTCCGAACGGATCGGGGCTTCAGTTGCTACTGGGGTAGGGGCAGCGGCGTCGTCCGACGCGGCGTCCTCTTCCTCTTGTGACGCGCGGCGTAGAAGGTCGGAGACCCAGCCGCCCTGACGGTCGGCGTCATTGCCACCGGCATCCGCGCGTTCCGGCGCGGCGGAGGGGCGGAGGGGCGAATGGTCCGTGGCGCGGGGCGCGGGAGCTGGGACAGCGACCCGCGTTTCCACCATGCCGCGCGTGTCGCGGGCGAGATTGCCGTCACTCACGAAACCGCCGGCCATCTGGGCTTCGGTCTCGGTGCGCTGCGGCGCCTGAACCTGCTGCGTAGTGGCGGCAACCGGGGCGCGGGGCGCACGCGCCTCGCTGGAGCGCGCGGTCAGCGCGGCCGCCGAGCGCCCGGCGCCGGCATCCAGGGTGCGAACGTCCAGAGAGCGGCCCGATTGCGTGACGATGTCAGTGAGTTCGCGCAGGGCGCGGATCTGGTCCGACACGGCACGGCGCATGGCACGCGTGCTTTCCTTCGTCTCCTCGGGAAGCTCGAAGACGCCCTTGCGGATTTCCGAACGCGCGTTCTCGAGTTCGCGGCGGATGTCGGCTGCGGCGCGGTGCATGTCCGTCGTCGCGCTGCCGAAGCGCTGGGTCGCCTCTTCCACTACGCCCCGGATCGTCTCGCGAACTTGGCCGGCGGCGGCGGCAGAGCGACGCTCGGTTTCCTCCAGATGACGACCCGCTTCGTCCAGCGACGCGGTGAGTTCGCCGCTGATCGTCTCGACCACCGACTGCGAGCGACGTTCGGCTTCGGCGAAGAGGCGATCCACCACGCCCTCGAAGGAGAGGAGCATGCGACCGACATCGTCGGAGCGCGTCGCCAGACCGCTGGCCAGCTGCTCCAGACCCTCGCGGCGACCTTCCAGCGTTTCCTGCAGGTTGGACTGCGTGGAGTCGAGGAGAACGGCGGCCTCGGTCAGCATGCGCTCATGCTCGCCGAGCTTTTCGCCTAGCGTCGAGAGACGTTCCAGGGCCTGCGCAGTGGTGTCGTCC
Protein-coding regions in this window:
- a CDS encoding MlaD family protein: METRANYVLVGIFTVVVLALSFGFVYWSANVSDRDQRTTLLIRIEGSVSGLSQGSQVLFNGLNVGTVQSLRIDPNNPRVVIATTQVDRTTPITTSTTATIGFQGLTGIGFIGLTGGNVNDRNILASASEQGTTPVIRANPSDVTDILATARDIADRANNILGEFESIVQAVGPSVRTTAENVAQTSTNVRTFTDSLAANADQIDDFLGSLARLSTSANNVAERLPPLIDRVGNFIAALNVGAVNDSIQNIAAITQTVRGQTDNVVTALQSIGDTARSLGSIGEVIRQNTPSVNAFLGRLDPISDSANRVAQRLDTTLENVNRITASVNPDQVRSVVDNVSGFAAALNGQSSRIGTVVAATDTVLATLNNALTGLNGTRARVDGLLAGVRANDISRAVNNVSSATTNIASAADSVRAVADDIGNRREDINSIITNTRDTTSNLRTASAQAQTLISSVNNLVNSPDGQGLTAEARDTLRTIRQTAQTIQAAVGPISSNLNSFTGQGLQEARNLIREATRAVTRIEQAVTDLSANPSRIIFGGDGAGGGEIRQFDGRARR
- a CDS encoding ABC transporter ATP-binding protein; translated protein: MPPSDTDKRASADDKDIIIRATDVTVRFGSKTILEGLSLDVRRGEILGFVGASGTGKSVLLRTILGLNPKQGGKIEVFGTDYDKASEAERLAVEQRWGVLFQQGALFSSLTVLENIQVPMREYLDISPKLMEELARLKIDLVGLAPDAAEKFPSELSGGMIKRAALARALALDPDIVFLDEPTSGLDPIGAADFDELIMTLRDTLGLTVYMVTHDLDSLFMACDRIAVLGNKKVLVEGPLETMLENDDPWVRSYFHGKRARTVVPKDENPHYAAKDSDGN
- a CDS encoding ABC-type transport auxiliary lipoprotein family protein, with amino-acid sequence MAGKASHKFVSVSLLAVLLSGCASLKQPPATFELSAPAPAVSRSAATRAQILIPEPTASKSLDSQQIVIRPTPQTIETLGASQWSDRLPRLVQLRLLQAFQNTGRVGAVGVPGQGLAIDYQVVTELRRFEVSVEGGGTTAVVEIAVKALNDRTGVVRSTRIFRGTAPVTAAGNPAYVAALDQAFGQVADEIVAWTLKLI
- a CDS encoding ABC transporter permease, whose product is MLDKPKPDERSGPRGNESSPPSIEAEKGKGGIILKLGGDWLARTIGTIEDKIEETSRADLGGTVTLDCGGIGRMDTSGAFLIERLAREMGGKGGKVEFQGAEKDQTLFEAVRKSLDVKRQAPAPKSTNRLTDFFAAIGENMFAIVREVAMGLNIVGAALYGAGRRMTGQTQIRPAAIVNQMDRMGVRAVPIITLMSFLIGAVIAQQGAFQLRNFGAEIFVVDLVGILQLREIGVLLTAIMIAGRSGSAITAEIGSMKMREEVDALHVIGLNPIGVLIFPRLVALVIVLPLLAFIADIAGLLGAIVVTWIYSGIPPDAFITRLRGAVDVATVFAGLIKAPFMAIVIGVVASMEGMKVGGSAESLGKHVTASVVKSIFLVILMDAVFAIFYAAIGY